From Cryptococcus neoformans var. neoformans B-3501A chromosome 6, whole genome shotgun sequence, the proteins below share one genomic window:
- a CDS encoding hypothetical protein (HMMPfam hit to APC10, Anaphase-promoting complex, subunit 10 (APC10), score: 157.6, E(): 2.7e-44) produces MSSPAPNTPSPPSHTAGLPSSLLILERPELSHLAQWSVSSHKYGFGVDNLRDGNDSTFWQSEGAQPHTIDLAFPRKVMISAIAVHMSHPRDDSYTPSKIGIRCGTGVHDLQEVRYMEFSKPDGWHLIPLRPMEHTASRMEKEGPPIPCHFLRVLIFANHLNGKDTHVRGLKVFGPPGIFSFNHDVPAGGG; encoded by the exons ATGTCTTCGCCCGCCCCGAATACCCCTTCACCTCCCTCACACACAGCAGGTCTTCCCTCTTCGCTCTTAATTCTTGAACGCCCTGAGCTTTCACATCTTGCTCAGTGGAGTGTTTCATCTCATAAATATGGCTTTGGCGTCGACAATTTGCGGGACGGTAATGATAGCACCTTTTGGCA ATCTGAAGGGGCGCAACCTCATACAATTGATCTGGCCTTCCCTCGAAAAGTCATGATATCG GCTATTGCAGTGCACATGTCACATCCTCGAGATGATTCTTACACGCCTTCTAAAATCGGTATAAGGTGTGGTACCGGAGTGCATGATCTCCAAGAA GTCCGATATATGGAATTTTCGAAACCCGATGGCTGGCATTTGATCCCTTTGCGACCTATGGAACACACCGCCTCTCGcatggaaaaagaggg CCCCCCTATACCTTGCCATTTTCTAAGGGTTCTTATCTTTGCGAACCACTTGAATGGAAAGGATACGCATGTCAGAGGTTTAAAGGTGTTTGGTCCCCCTGG tatcttctccttcaatcACGATGTCCCAGCAGGCGGTGGATGA
- a CDS encoding hypothetical protein (HMMPfam hit to ApbA, Ketopantoate reductase PanE/ApbA, score: 86.1, E(): 8.5e-23), with product MGRVHILGIGSIGTLIAHHLRLAHPSLPLTLLVRNASLFSDLSVTRNGITSRSSNYDFESPNSEGCHITSLIVTLKTTQTLSAIRPLLPRLSPTSVVTLLQNGMGVYDELCEHLWPENTNRPFFVLGTTPHGVAPAGGKGVIGHHTPNGHGDIKWGVVPHPRKVADPLEKWLFGSNSTAIESPLQLPAVPEGSGDLTNLHFTLSALLSTTPLNPMLLSYHQLRLALLLKLAVNAVVNPLTAILGRGQLRNGTLSTYSGGTALVEAVVDETSRVFLSYLQTQSFSSEELQAFQPHVLQQHLTNIIASTVDNTSSMAVDIREKRLTEVDYINGYVVKLGEKMGLETPVNEMLYNMVKFIESI from the exons ATGGGCCGGGTACATATC CTTGGCATTGGGTCCATTGGCACCCTTATtgcccatcatcttcgcttggctcatccctctctccctctcacTCTTCTGGTTCGTAATGCCTCCCTTTTCTCAGATCTGTCTGTCACGCGCAATGGAATAACTTCCAGATCTTCAAATTATGACTTCGAGTCCCCGAACTCCGAAGGATGCCACATAACATCTCTAATTGTGACACTGAAAACGACTCAAACACTCTCAGCCATCCGGCCTCTGCTTCCCCGCTTGAGTCCCACTTCGGTCGTGACTCTGTTGCAAAATGGGATGGGTGTATATGATGAGTTATGCGAGCATCTGTGGCCAGAGAATACCAACCGACCATTCTTCGTTTTAGGTACAACCCCGCATGGGGTAGCACCTGCTGGCGGTAAAGGCGTAATTGGACATCACACACCTAATGGTCATGGAGATATCAAATGGGGAGTAGTACCACATCCTAGAAAAGTCGCAGACCCCTTGGAAAAGTGGTTATTTGGTTCAAACTCAACAGCTATTGAATCGCCTTTGCAACTTCCAGCCGTACCGGAGGGTAGTGGAGACCTGACCAATCTTCATTTTACTCTCTCTGCTCTGCTTTCCACAACACCCCTCAACCCTATGCTCTTATCCTATCATCAATTGCGTCTGGCCCTATTGTTAAAACTGGCTGTGAATGCAGTTGTTAACCCACTTACCGCCATTTTGGGAAGAGGGCAGTTGCGAAACGGCACTCTATCCACCTATAGCGGCGGCACAGCGCTGGTCGAGGCCGTGGTGGACGAAACATCTAGGGTCTTTCTGTCCTACCTACAAACCCagtccttctcctcggaGGAGCTACAAGCGTTTCAACCACACGTCCTTCAGCAGCATCTTACGAACATCATCGCCTCTACGGTTGATAATACATCTTCTATGGCTGTAGATATACGCGAGAAAAGACTTACAGAGGTGGACTATATCAATGGCTACGTTGTCAAGCTTGGTGAGAAAATGGGTTTGGAGACACCTGTTAATGAAATGCTGTATAATATGGTCAAATTTATAGAGTCTATATAA
- a CDS encoding hypothetical protein (HMMPfam hit to GYF, GYF domain, score: 70.0, E(): 6.1e-18): MSMHFAPQWAKPIKPSGSTTTTPTTEVPLRKSTTSSPFPALPANPRSASPTTTTHPTLSYSRVTHTPSSPNVATDGYFPNQDLNGGMVNVHPFRYSREQILSLFDESKFKERPIELVEMAEGGGVLVSQSVNRPVGMRDLTDTEKKILATSVHPALSTRRQLNQTNTPGEHATNGLSTRRNAGFTRGEGGAFSGSLGKMGSFGGGVLSPSGIDHKAPGALGGGFGGVAKRMSRRNEDVGGESRSSAATWRSGPKTPAGNFEGVLGFGNSAAPSSPSVETSEQKEVGQRKWRIAAGLPAGESDKVSPTPTSQTPQVPIQEPKEDLGAVEWFYRDPNGQEQGPFTGTQMHDWYSHSYFTDDLPLRRASESDFRPLSELKAATGNAVQPFLSPIRPRQLPPNLPIPIAALQQHAMSSLPDNFRNLSMQSPIGSDPRVSPQPPLPSVPGAAPYIPGYDTAFSHNYPLGHQPLDQVASPGYAPSPTQGWNALAPQPSLRMGMSPLSPAPFSNIGVPSPIGSAPLQYMQQQQQQQQQQHQGYFGAPQQMGMRSAPGDIYGQPQPWGVHGLQQQTGGFPQQIGYQSQPQNQPQSQNAPVQWDQAQLPQQVLYEQSQPQQQQQQQHQQQEVEQSVPISEPVDEGSQSEQVEETAQIKVSAEPEADIQLETVEDVKEQLAIDLDQEEEDEVEELTPVESPVISTPAFKPAPAPTTSAWKKTQTPSDETSLTDSVDPTPAQAASIRPSKPTSREEFEIIPTPVQLPKVVDVSTPGPTADVSASPSLERSSSKPKIAPWAIKNEERAAPSPSLRDIQEAEARRAEARRVALAEARAATASPVLVSASSEDLPASMSWGLPSQTGKGTVRSHSPATPSTPGPAVAAWGGAGEAPKKTLKQIQEEEEKRKTRAAQAARVAQGQAAGVGANAIPSAGSTRRGYADLAAAPVKREEIQPGWTTVGAGGRVASSSGVPRAATPVNVKPTPAPVVKPAAAPVPVKKATGPSASTSIVDDGAPSVEFVRWTKQALTGFKGDVDDFISVLLSFPIDPPAASRADQMEIISDSVYANSSTLDGRRFAQEFMAKRKADAARPGGAAGGKKISSLADVVKTQPKQTTDAGFKVVKAKGKKKN, from the exons ATGTCCATGCACTTCGCTCCCCAATGGGCCAAACCCATCAAGCCCTCCGGCTCGACAACTACTACTCCTACAACAGAAGTTCCTCTTAGGAAGTCTAccacatcttctcccttcccgGCTTTGCCCGCGAACCCTAGATCGGCGTCTCCAACGACTACAACTCATCCTACTTTGAGCTACTCGCGCGTAACGCATACCCCATCTAGTCCCAATGTTGCGACAGACGGCTATTTCCCCAACCAGGACCTGAACGGAGGAATGGTGAATGTCCATCCATTCAGGTATAGTCGCGAGCAAATACTTTCGCTCTTTGACGAGAGCAAGTTCAAGGAAAGGCCTATTGAGTTAGTGGAGATGGCAGAAGGCGGCGGTGTGTTGGTTAGCCAGAGTGTGAACCGGCCCGTAGGGATGAGAGATTTGACCGAcacggagaagaag ATTCTTGCTACCTCGGTTCATCCCGCTCTTTCGACGCGGCGACAGTTGAACCAAACGAATACTCCGGGGGAGCATGCGACGAATGGCCTTTCCACTCGCCGCAATGCAGGATTTACCCGTGGGGAAGGCGGGGCCTTTAGTGGATCGTTGGGGAAAATGGGCTCTTTTGGCGGTGGAGTCTTGAGCCCTAGTGGTATTGACCATAAGGCGCCCGGCGCATTGGGTGGAGGCTTTGGCGGTGTGGCGAAAAGGATGAGTAGAAGGAATGAGGACGTTGGCGGAG AATCGAGGTCCTCAGCGGCGACCTGGAGGTCGGGCCCCAAGACTCCTGCCGGTAATTTCGAAGGTGTTCTTGGGTTTGGCAACTCGGCCGCCCCTTCGAGCCCTTCCGTTGAAACTTCGGAGCAGAAAGAAGTGGGGCAGAGAAAATGGAGGATTGCTGCTGGTCTGCCGGCTGGCGAGAGCGATAAGGTAT CTCCCACTCCCACTTCCCAGACACCTCAAGTACCCATCCAAGAACCCAAGGAAGATCTTGGTGCTGTTGAGTGGTTCTATCGCGATCCCAATGGTCAAGAGCAAGGACCATTCACTGGCACTCAGATGCACGACTGGTACTCTCACTCATACTTTACCGACGATCTTCCTCTGCGTCGTGCGTCTGAAAGTGACTTTCGTCCATTGTCCGAGCTCAAAGCAGCGACGGGCAACGCTGTTCAGCCTTTCCTCTCGCCCATTCGACCTCGACAGCTGCCTCCCAATCTTCCAATCCCTATCGCTGCCCTTCAACAGCATGCAATGAGCAGTCTTCCGGACAACTTCCGCAACCTCTCTATGCAGTCTCCTATTGGTTCAGACCCGCGCGTCAGCCCTCAGCCTCCCCTCCCTTCTGTCCCAGGCGCTGCCCCCTACATTCCCGGCTACGATACTGCCTTTTCCCACAATTATCCGCTTGGCCATCAACCTCTCGATCAGGTGGCTTCTCCTGGGTATGCTCCCTCTCCCACGCAAGGGTGGAATGCTCTTGCTCCTCAACCATCTCTTCGCATGGGCATGTCTCCCCTTTCTCCTGCTCCATTTAGCAACATTGGTGTGCCTTCACCAATCGGCTCCGCCCCTTTACAGTACatgcagcaacagcaacagcagcagcagcagcagcaccaGGGGTACTTTGGTGCGCCCCAGCAGATGGGCATGAGGTCAGCCCCCGGAGATATCTATGGTCAGCCTCAGCCTTGGGGAGTGCATGGTCTTCAGCAACAGACCGGAGGCTTCCCGCAACAAATAGGTTACCAATCTCAACCCCAAAACCAGCCCCAATCTCAAAATGCCCCTGTTCAGTGGGACCAAGCTCAACTTCCTCAACAAGTATTGTATGAGCAAAGTCAgcctcagcagcagcagcagcagcagcatcaACAGCAGGAGGTCGAGCAGTCAGTGCCTATCTCTGAGCCTGTGGATGAGGGATCTCAATCTGAACAGGTTGAGGAAACTGCACAGATTAAAGTATCTGCTGAACCAGAGGCTGACATCCAGCTTGAGACTGTTGAAGATGTAAAGGAACAACTCGCTATCGACCTcgatcaagaagaggaggatgaagtaGAAGAACTTACTCCTGTCGAATCTCCTGTTATCTCTACCCCCGCTTTCAAGCCTGCTCCTGCGCCTACAACAAGCGCTTGGAAAAAGACTCAGACTCCTAGCGATGAGACCTCTCTCACAGATTCCGTCGATCCCACCCCTGCGCAGGCCGCTTCTATCAGACCCAGCAAACCTACTTCCAGGGAAGAATTTGAGATCATCCCCACCCCTGTTCAGCTTCCCAAGGTTGTGGATGTATCCACTCCAGGCCCCACTGCAGATGTTTCTGCCAGTCCTTCTCTTGAAAGGTCATCTTCTAAGCCTAAGATTGCTCCCTGGGCTATTAAAAATGAGGAGCGCGCCGCCCCTAGTCCCTCTTTGAGAGATATTCAAGAAGCCGAGGCCAGGCGTGCTGAAGCTCGCCGGGTGGCCTTGGCGGAAGCACGTGCGGCGACCGCTTCCCCAGTGCTTGTTTCCGCAAGTTCAGAAGACCTGCCCGCTAGCATGTCTTGGGGTTTGCCGTCACAGACTGGCAAAGGAACTGTCCGTTCTCACTCTCCCGCTACTCCTTCCACCCCTGGTCCTGCTGTAGCTGCATGGGGTGGTGCTGGTGAGGCCCCTAAGAAGACGTTGAAGCAAAttcaggaggaggaagagaagcgCAAGACTCGAGCTGCACAAGCTGCCCGTGTTGCCCAGGGCCAGGCTGCTGGGGTGGGTGCAAATGCAATCCCAAGCGCTGGTAGTACCAGGAGGGGCTATGCTGATTTGGCTGCGGCACCtgtgaagagggaggagattCAACCTGGATGGACTACTGTTGGTGCCGGCGGCAGGGTTGCCAGTTCTTCTGGCGTTCCGAGAGCCGCCACCCCCGTTAACGTTAAGCCTACTCCTGCGCCCGTTGTGAAGCCTGCCGCCGCCCCAGTACCCGTGAAAAAGGCTACAGGCCCTTCTGCATCCACATCCATTGTCGATGACGGTGCCCCTTCAGTCGAATTTGTCCGATGGACCAAGCAAGCCCTCACCGGTTTCAAaggtgatgttgatgacTTCATTTCTGTGCTCTTGTCCTTCCCTATCGATCCTCCTGCCGCTTCTCGAGCAGACCAAATGGAGATTATCAGCGACAGTGTCTACGCCAACAGCTCAACTCTTGATGGCAGAAGGTTCGCTCAAGAGTTCatggcgaagaggaaggcggaTGCGGCTAGGCCTGGTGGGGCGGCTGGTGGCAAGAAGATCTCTAGTTTGGCCGATGTGGTGAAGACTCAGCCAAAACAGACGACCGATGCCGGCTTTAAGGTGGTGAAGgccaagggcaagaagaagaactaA